Part of the Rhizobium lentis genome, AGCCATCAGCCGGGCATAGGCGATGGCGGAGAGCATGTTGACGTGGTTGGCCTTCCCGGTGCCGGCAATGTCGAAGGCGGTGCCGTGATCGACCGAGACGCGGTCGATCGGCAGGCCGAGCGAGACGTTGACCGCGGTTTCGAATGCGACGAGCTTGATCGGGATATGGCCCTGGTCGTGATACTGGGCGATGACGAGATCGAAGGCGCCGTTGTAGGCGCGGGCAAACACCGTATCGGCCGAGATCGGGCCGGCGACGTCGATGTCCTTGGCCCGCGCCTGCTCGACGGCCGGAGCCAAAAACTCCACGTCCTCGGTGCCGAACAGGCCATTTTCGCCGCAATGCGGATTGAGGCCGGCGACGGCAATGCGCGCTTTCTTTCCGAGGCGGAGGAAATGTCTGTGGCCGGCTTCGATGGTCGCCAGTACGCGCTCTGTCTTGGCGCGTTCGATGGCGCCCTTTAGCGAAACATGCGTGGAGACGTGGATGGTGTTCAGCCGCTCGGAGGCAAGCAGCATGAAAGAGCTCTTCGCGCCGGTGAGATGCGCGAGGAGCCCGGTATGGCCGTCATGGTGGTGACCGGCAAGGTTCATCGCCTCCTTGTTGATCGGTGCGGTGACGATGACATCGGCTTCACCCGACAGGGCGAGATCGACGGCGCGGGTGATGTAACGCACCGAGGCATCGCCGGCAACCGGGCTGACCTTGCCGATTTCGGGGAGCGCCGCGCCGAGCGCGACCTCATCGACGGCGATCTTGTCGTTGCCGGCGGCATCGGCCGGACCGAAGCGCAGCCCGGCACCGGTGACGCGCTCGGCGCGTTCCAGCGCTTCGATATTGCCAACAACGACGAAATCGCGGCGCTCTTCGACCGGAAGCGCTGCCAGGGCCTTGACGATCACTTCGGGGCCGACGCCTGCCGGATCGCCAAGCGTCACGGCGACTTTCGCATTCCTGTTCATTGATCGGGTCCCTTCCAAAAAACTCTTCCGCCTAAAAAGCGGCTGCGTAGATCGAGCGGATGTCGGCTCGCGAGAGATCGCGCGGATTGTTATCGAGCAGACGGCGAATGGCAAAAGCGTCGTCGGCCATGGCGTCGAGATCGCTTTCCGGCACGCCGAGGCGGGAAAGCTTCATCTCGATGCCGAGCTCGGCACAGAAAGCGTACGCCGCATCGAAGACGGATGCGATATTCCCCGAGGGTTTAAAGCTCAGTGCTTCCATCACCGCCTTCGTCTTTTCCGGGGCAGCCGGCGTGTTGAAGGCAAGCACATGCGGAAAGATCAATGCATTGGCGGCACCATGCGCGACATGCCAGCGCGTGCCGAGGGGATAGGCGAGCGCGTGGCCGCCGGCAGTGTTGACCGGACCGAGGCAAAAGCCGCCGTAAAGCGAGGCGAGCGAGAGGCCGGAACGTGCCTCGGCGTCATTACCGTCCTTGACGGCGCGGGCGAGATATTTGCCGACGAGCCGCGTTCCCTCGATTGCATAGATGTCGACCATCGGATGGGCTTTGCGGTTGGTGAAGGCCTCGACGCAATGGGCCATCGCATCGACGCCGGTGGCGGCGGTGGTGCGGGCCGGCACGCTGAAGGTCAGGGCC contains:
- the pdxA gene encoding 4-hydroxythreonine-4-phosphate dehydrogenase PdxA; amino-acid sequence: MNRNAKVAVTLGDPAGVGPEVIVKALAALPVEERRDFVVVGNIEALERAERVTGAGLRFGPADAAGNDKIAVDEVALGAALPEIGKVSPVAGDASVRYITRAVDLALSGEADVIVTAPINKEAMNLAGHHHDGHTGLLAHLTGAKSSFMLLASERLNTIHVSTHVSLKGAIERAKTERVLATIEAGHRHFLRLGKKARIAVAGLNPHCGENGLFGTEDVEFLAPAVEQARAKDIDVAGPISADTVFARAYNGAFDLVIAQYHDQGHIPIKLVAFETAVNVSLGLPIDRVSVDHGTAFDIAGTGKANHVNMLSAIAYARLMARSPRREV
- a CDS encoding iron-containing alcohol dehydrogenase; translation: MASLDSPITMVRPHLIEFGIGTAGKLGKWAAERGYRRTLIISDAFNASRIDLLELKGEVTVFSEVTPEPDTANLEKVLAAANFADAELIVGFGGGSAMDLAKLAAVLAGSAQTLQEVVGPHKVHGPRKVGLAQVPTTSGTGSEAGIRALVTDPATKAKLAVESLHMLADIAVIDPALTFSVPARTTAATGVDAMAHCVEAFTNRKAHPMVDIYAIEGTRLVGKYLARAVKDGNDAEARSGLSLASLYGGFCLGPVNTAGGHALAYPLGTRWHVAHGAANALIFPHVLAFNTPAAPEKTKAVMEALSFKPSGNIASVFDAAYAFCAELGIEMKLSRLGVPESDLDAMADDAFAIRRLLDNNPRDLSRADIRSIYAAAF